In Spirochaeta thermophila DSM 6578, the following proteins share a genomic window:
- a CDS encoding peptidylprolyl isomerase — translation MRLWKIVLGVVVMGLFPAFGQIIDAPVARVKLTKLEVITQRQFKADVELLEKQLGRQLSLEERKQLLDARIGEILIYQAAEKEYLSVTQEELSQAIAQYKQSVAPNVSDQEFRRLIESQGGMTWEQFQEQMKKRLIAEKYLYQKKGQEIQNVPAPSEEEIRRVYNENISNFTAPEMVRYSHIFIDTRGLSDEEKKKAYNRVLQVKKEVDGSLEKFREAVEKYSDDQASRYQGGDVGYLLRTDKQRESFLGKEFFSKIFSLPLNKVSDVLASNVGYHIVVVTEHHEPRLLGLDDRLLPNSKQTVRDQITALLVGQKRQEAYQKALQKLIEELRSQADVSIYEKNLSW, via the coding sequence ATGAGACTCTGGAAGATCGTACTGGGTGTGGTGGTGATGGGACTCTTTCCCGCGTTCGGACAGATCATAGATGCGCCCGTCGCACGGGTGAAACTCACCAAACTCGAGGTGATCACGCAGCGTCAATTCAAGGCCGACGTGGAACTCCTCGAGAAACAGCTGGGACGACAGCTTTCCCTGGAGGAGCGGAAACAGCTCCTGGATGCCCGGATCGGTGAGATCCTCATCTATCAGGCCGCGGAAAAGGAATATCTCTCGGTGACCCAGGAGGAACTCTCCCAGGCGATCGCGCAGTACAAGCAAAGTGTGGCTCCCAATGTCTCGGATCAAGAATTCCGAAGACTGATCGAGTCCCAGGGAGGGATGACATGGGAGCAATTCCAGGAGCAGATGAAGAAGCGGCTCATCGCCGAGAAGTACCTCTACCAGAAGAAGGGGCAGGAGATTCAGAACGTACCCGCTCCTTCCGAGGAAGAGATACGAAGGGTGTATAACGAGAACATAAGCAATTTCACGGCCCCGGAGATGGTGCGGTATTCACATATCTTCATCGACACCCGTGGTCTCTCCGATGAGGAGAAGAAGAAGGCGTACAACCGCGTCCTTCAGGTGAAGAAAGAGGTGGATGGAAGCCTCGAGAAGTTTCGGGAAGCGGTGGAGAAATACAGCGACGATCAGGCCTCCCGCTATCAGGGAGGTGATGTGGGATACCTCCTGCGAACGGATAAGCAGCGTGAATCCTTTCTCGGAAAAGAGTTCTTTTCCAAAATCTTTTCCCTCCCCCTCAACAAGGTGAGCGATGTACTCGCCTCCAATGTGGGATACCACATTGTGGTGGTCACCGAGCACCACGAACCGAGGCTTCTCGGTCTCGACGACAGACTCCTCCCGAACAGCAAGCAGACCGTCAGGGATCAGATCACCGCGCTCCTCGTCGGTCAGAAGCGGCAGGAGGCATACCAGAAAGCGCTTCAGAAGCTCATAGAAGAGCTCAGGTCACAGGCCGATGTCTCGATCTATGAGAAGAACCTTTCCTGGTAG
- the nusB gene encoding transcription antitermination factor NusB, whose protein sequence is MGLRRKARILAFQALFASDGGGGDGLEVFSFPWADGEIPEEVRTFAQLLLRGTLEHLPEVDDLIKKHLEHWDFGRIARTDRAILRMSVYALLYQKEIPARVIIDEAVEIAKQFGTQDSYRFVNGVLDAIRKTLGRT, encoded by the coding sequence ATGGGCCTCAGGAGAAAGGCGAGGATACTCGCATTCCAGGCGCTCTTTGCGAGTGATGGTGGGGGAGGGGACGGACTGGAGGTCTTCTCCTTCCCATGGGCGGATGGGGAGATTCCGGAGGAGGTGAGGACCTTTGCCCAGCTCCTGCTGAGGGGAACGCTCGAACACCTTCCGGAGGTGGACGATCTCATCAAGAAGCACCTCGAGCACTGGGATTTCGGGAGGATCGCGCGGACCGATCGCGCCATCCTCAGGATGAGTGTCTACGCCCTCCTCTACCAGAAGGAGATACCCGCCCGAGTGATCATCGACGAGGCCGTGGAGATCGCGAAGCAGTTCGGTACGCAGGATTCCTATCGCTTTGTCAACGGTGTCCTCGATGCGATCCGGAAGACACTGGGGAGGACATGA